In the Bacillus shivajii genome, one interval contains:
- a CDS encoding carbamoyl phosphate synthase small subunit, whose translation MTKGYLILDTGEIFEGNLLGEINGHVGELVFNTSMTGYQEIMTDPSYAGQILTFCYPLIGNYGINDLDNESVQMALSGVVIGNSCEAPSHFQTTKKFSEQLLESGVTGLTDVDTRTLVKVIRKYETVSGIITDKQQPAVQVKSPNKTQLFVDQVSVKDVVTFKNEGPHIVLMDYGYKKSILHALLKENCSVTIVPYHYSFEQVKALEPDGILLSNGPGDPMSLKPWFSDIKKMTETYPTLGICLGHQLIALSFGAKTAKLDYGHRGGNHPVKDLMTGKVRMTAQNHGYVVVDESINRDDFQILFRNVNDKTIEGLKHHHLPIQSVQFHPEAHPGPSDTEYIFTQFLHDVICLGGKNYAEA comes from the coding sequence TTGACTAAAGGTTACTTAATTTTAGACACTGGCGAAATATTTGAGGGGAATCTTCTCGGTGAAATAAACGGCCATGTTGGGGAACTCGTATTTAATACAAGTATGACAGGATATCAAGAAATCATGACGGATCCATCTTATGCGGGGCAAATACTTACGTTTTGCTACCCACTTATCGGTAATTACGGAATCAATGACCTCGACAATGAAAGTGTTCAAATGGCTCTTTCAGGGGTGGTTATCGGAAATAGCTGTGAAGCCCCGAGTCATTTTCAAACGACAAAAAAGTTTTCTGAGCAACTACTCGAATCAGGAGTAACAGGTTTAACGGATGTCGATACACGTACACTTGTAAAAGTGATTCGAAAATATGAGACCGTCTCAGGAATAATTACCGATAAACAACAGCCTGCTGTCCAAGTAAAGTCTCCAAATAAAACACAATTATTCGTCGACCAGGTCTCGGTCAAAGACGTTGTCACGTTTAAAAATGAAGGTCCACACATCGTTTTGATGGACTATGGTTATAAAAAATCGATCTTACACGCATTATTGAAGGAAAATTGTTCAGTAACGATTGTTCCGTATCACTATTCATTCGAACAAGTAAAAGCTTTAGAGCCAGATGGTATTTTATTAAGTAACGGACCTGGAGATCCAATGTCATTAAAACCATGGTTTTCTGACATTAAAAAAATGACAGAAACCTATCCAACTTTAGGAATCTGTCTAGGCCATCAATTAATTGCTCTAAGCTTTGGAGCGAAAACAGCAAAGCTTGACTATGGCCATCGAGGTGGAAATCATCCAGTCAAAGATCTAATGACAGGTAAGGTTCGGATGACTGCGCAAAACCATGGTTATGTTGTTGTTGACGAAAGTATCAATCGTGATGATTTTCAAATTCTTTTCCGTAATGTCAATGACAAAACAATTGAAGGGTTAAAGCATCATCACTTACCAATTCAGTCGGTACAGTTTCATCCAGAAGCACACCCTGGACCAAGTGACACAGAATATATCTTTACGCAATTTCTGCATGACGTGATTTGCTTAGGAGGAAAAAACTATGCCGAAGCATAA
- a CDS encoding GNAT family N-acetyltransferase → MRRVLKKIPNLDTKHYFLRVLKQEDAGELFPIMSDKETMKFITPHPVQTIEEMEWKTRTYLEKFRELKEIPWVIVDKDSGMVIGLFRFHKLNLWHKKAEMGVVIAKEWQGRGVMSELMESILSYGFNDLKLNRIVGDTFARNKGSEKLLAKYQFRKEGTLRQTDYDGKEFHDTVVYSLLCKEYKALNRI, encoded by the coding sequence ATGAGGAGAGTATTAAAGAAAATCCCTAACCTTGATACAAAGCATTATTTTCTAAGAGTTTTAAAACAAGAAGATGCAGGCGAACTGTTTCCAATTATGTCTGATAAGGAAACGATGAAGTTTATCACGCCTCACCCTGTTCAAACAATCGAAGAAATGGAGTGGAAAACTCGCACGTATTTAGAGAAATTTCGTGAATTAAAAGAAATTCCATGGGTGATTGTGGATAAGGATAGTGGTATGGTTATAGGTTTGTTTAGGTTTCACAAATTGAACTTATGGCATAAAAAAGCAGAGATGGGAGTCGTTATTGCAAAAGAGTGGCAAGGGCGTGGAGTGATGTCAGAACTAATGGAGAGCATTTTATCATATGGGTTTAATGATTTAAAATTAAACCGTATTGTAGGAGACACTTTTGCTCGAAATAAAGGATCGGAAAAATTGTTAGCGAAATATCAATTTCGAAAAGAAGGAACATTACGTCAAACCGATTATGATGGGAAAGAATTTCATGATACCGTTGTGTACTCCTTATTATGCAAGGAATATAAGGCATTAAATAGGATTTGA
- a CDS encoding Gfo/Idh/MocA family protein encodes MTANELGDIYAASVYAVRRRGIPGWGVFTNKDLQGGGALIDIGVHMLDTALHLMGYPEPDQVLGATYQKLGKKKGVGLLGEWDYENFSIEDMARGMITFKNGASITLESAFAANVKKDDVMNVSLKGDRGGADVFPLNIYQEKHNTLLDVSPAYLPDESPHTNLITNFVDCCVNETEPSSTAEQGVILQQIIEALYRSANEGKAIQI; translated from the coding sequence ATGACTGCAAATGAATTAGGGGACATTTATGCGGCATCTGTATATGCAGTCCGCCGTCGCGGCATTCCTGGCTGGGGCGTTTTTACGAATAAAGATTTGCAAGGTGGCGGTGCACTCATTGATATCGGGGTTCACATGTTAGATACCGCACTTCATTTAATGGGTTATCCTGAGCCAGATCAAGTTCTCGGTGCGACGTATCAAAAGTTAGGAAAGAAAAAAGGCGTCGGCTTGCTCGGTGAATGGGATTACGAAAACTTCTCCATCGAAGATATGGCGCGGGGAATGATTACGTTTAAAAATGGCGCATCGATTACTTTAGAATCAGCATTTGCAGCTAACGTAAAAAAAGATGATGTTATGAATGTTTCCCTTAAAGGTGACCGTGGTGGTGCAGACGTCTTTCCATTAAATATTTATCAAGAAAAACACAATACGCTACTCGATGTAAGCCCTGCCTACCTTCCAGATGAGAGTCCTCATACCAACCTTATAACAAATTTCGTTGATTGTTGTGTGAATGAAACAGAACCTTCATCAACAGCGGAACAAGGGGTTATCTTACAACAAATTATTGAAGCTCTCTATCGATCCGCTAACGAAGGAAAAGCTATACAAATATAA
- a CDS encoding H-type small acid-soluble spore protein, which produces MNSQRAQEIINSQQMINVNYHGVPVYIQNVNPNDETATVFPLDEMKNEQEVDLEGLIEEGP; this is translated from the coding sequence ATGAATAGCCAGCGCGCACAAGAAATTATTAACTCTCAACAAATGATCAACGTCAATTACCACGGCGTACCTGTTTATATTCAAAATGTAAATCCGAATGATGAAACAGCCACAGTTTTTCCTCTTGATGAGATGAAGAATGAACAAGAAGTCGATTTAGAAGGACTAATTGAAGAAGGCCCTTAA
- a CDS encoding small acid-soluble spore protein H, with product MNRHRAEEISESPIMANVTYNGTPIYIQHVDDQNETARVFPLDDPQNEFVVQVDNLVEH from the coding sequence ATGAACAGACATCGAGCCGAAGAAATTTCTGAATCACCAATTATGGCTAATGTTACGTATAATGGGACACCGATTTATATTCAACATGTAGATGATCAAAATGAAACAGCGCGTGTGTTCCCGCTCGACGATCCCCAAAATGAATTCGTTGTACAAGTTGATAACTTAGTCGAACACTAA
- a CDS encoding LPXTG cell wall anchor domain-containing protein codes for MKRFISILTVFILVFSYSASAIADSHGEPPIEELEEQFKNLIEVETDDDQKVVEFDSTEQFEQAFHQIMSDELADFYLGQYFKEDDDGYYHLPQDAPAYIDFEQEYTLEEVNNNQYHLTQSREDALRGEFTLTVHYEYANDQWIIADRNDLADVEEGGELPDTATSYPLWTIAGLILAGTGVILITRKQLVNNQ; via the coding sequence GTGAAAAGATTCATTAGTATCCTTACTGTTTTCATCCTAGTATTCAGTTATTCTGCGTCAGCCATTGCAGATTCTCACGGTGAGCCACCTATCGAGGAGTTAGAGGAGCAATTCAAAAATTTAATTGAAGTAGAGACAGATGATGACCAAAAAGTTGTTGAATTTGATTCAACAGAACAATTCGAACAAGCTTTCCATCAAATTATGAGTGACGAGCTAGCTGACTTTTATTTAGGTCAATATTTTAAAGAAGATGATGATGGATATTATCATTTACCCCAAGATGCCCCAGCCTACATTGATTTTGAACAAGAATATACATTAGAAGAAGTCAATAATAACCAATATCACCTTACACAATCACGCGAAGATGCACTGAGAGGTGAATTCACACTAACGGTTCATTATGAGTATGCGAATGACCAATGGATTATTGCAGATAGGAATGACCTAGCTGATGTTGAAGAAGGTGGAGAGCTTCCTGATACAGCTACTTCTTATCCTTTGTGGACAATAGCTGGCTTGATCTTAGCAGGAACAGGAGTTATTTTAATAACTCGCAAACAATTAGTAAATAATCAGTAG
- a CDS encoding class D sortase, translated as MKILGLLLLLSGGMIFSYNGYTWLEQRNSVVDLSMQSNTHAMDYQLVEKESSTNIEKSEPENIPLLEEGSQIAELTIPKLERLYPVYWGTESTSLKKGVGMYDSQWTVTPDIVGHTVLSGHRDTVFRDVGDLVEGDQLHLKFEGTNYIYEIVDIWITDKNDRTVIVNKDSSILTLTTCYPFNYLGNAPERYIIQSELIRKEKNS; from the coding sequence ATGAAAATACTCGGTCTCCTTTTATTGTTATCAGGGGGTATGATTTTTTCTTATAACGGTTATACATGGCTCGAACAGCGAAACTCTGTTGTAGACCTTTCAATGCAATCAAATACGCATGCTATGGACTACCAACTAGTAGAAAAAGAAAGCTCAACAAACATTGAAAAGAGTGAGCCAGAAAATATTCCGTTGCTTGAAGAAGGTTCCCAAATAGCTGAGTTAACCATTCCTAAGCTTGAAAGGTTGTACCCTGTTTACTGGGGAACTGAGTCAACTTCCTTAAAAAAGGGAGTTGGAATGTATGATAGTCAATGGACAGTCACACCAGACATTGTAGGTCATACAGTTCTATCTGGACATCGAGACACAGTATTTAGAGACGTTGGAGATTTAGTAGAAGGTGATCAATTACATTTGAAATTTGAAGGGACCAACTATATTTATGAAATCGTAGATATTTGGATCACAGATAAAAATGATCGTACGGTTATTGTAAATAAAGATAGCTCTATCTTAACTTTAACGACTTGCTATCCCTTCAATTACCTTGGGAATGCTCCAGAGCGTTATATTATCCAATCAGAACTTATAAGAAAAGAAAAGAACAGCTAG
- the rnz gene encoding ribonuclease Z yields MNITFLGTGSGVPAKHRNVSSLALHLMNKQASIWLFDCGEATQHQILHTPIKLRRVEKIFITHLHGDHIFGLPGVLGSRSFQGAETPLNIYGPKGIKEFIEISLKTSGTHLRYPLYIEEFNQEGKLFEDNEFLVSTAKLVHGLPSFGFRVQQKDLPGPLLMDKVKAAQIEPGPILKKLKDGRSITLPDGRTVNGQDFIGPPKKGKVVTVLGDTRFNERSIPLAKNANVLIHEATFAKEDHLLANEYFHSTTVEAATIAKQAGVKQLILNHISTRYQAEDIKTLLNEAKEIFPHTFVADDFSTFKVPTSFS; encoded by the coding sequence ATGAACATTACATTTTTAGGAACTGGGTCTGGCGTACCTGCAAAACATCGAAATGTTTCTTCCTTAGCTTTACATTTGATGAATAAGCAAGCTTCGATTTGGCTCTTTGATTGTGGGGAAGCAACACAACATCAAATATTACATACCCCCATTAAGTTAAGACGAGTGGAAAAAATCTTTATTACTCATTTACACGGTGACCACATTTTTGGATTACCAGGTGTGTTAGGAAGTCGTTCCTTTCAAGGTGCAGAAACACCTTTAAACATCTATGGACCAAAGGGGATCAAGGAATTTATTGAAATTTCTCTTAAAACAAGTGGCACTCATTTAAGGTACCCGCTGTATATCGAAGAATTTAATCAGGAAGGAAAGTTATTTGAAGACAATGAGTTTCTAGTGTCGACTGCCAAGCTCGTTCATGGTCTACCATCTTTTGGATTTAGAGTACAGCAAAAAGACCTCCCTGGTCCGTTATTAATGGACAAAGTAAAAGCAGCACAAATTGAACCTGGTCCTATTTTAAAAAAATTAAAAGATGGTCGATCGATCACTTTGCCAGATGGAAGAACTGTAAATGGGCAAGACTTTATCGGACCTCCTAAAAAAGGGAAGGTTGTTACCGTCTTAGGTGATACACGGTTCAATGAGAGGTCGATTCCATTAGCGAAAAATGCTAATGTGCTAATTCACGAAGCTACCTTCGCAAAAGAGGACCACCTTCTAGCCAATGAATATTTTCACTCAACAACCGTGGAAGCAGCGACAATCGCAAAACAAGCTGGGGTAAAACAACTTATCCTTAACCACATAAGTACACGATACCAAGCTGAAGATATTAAAACATTATTAAATGAAGCAAAAGAAATCTTCCCTCATACGTTTGTTGCAGACGATTTTTCTACATTTAAAGTGCCAACTTCTTTTTCATAA
- a CDS encoding COX15/CtaA family protein, with translation MSIHRLALLTSFMTFGLIVFGGFVVSTGSGMGCGPEWPLCNGAVIPELSGATLIEFAHRVIALIVQALSALLMLKILRENRSVIQKNVAIGMMGTLLVQILLGAIVVFLHVPAIIVTIHLIVAMVYLASLIWIWRYSKPTFIPYHNEYRLPLNRQKRMKYHLNIVLTMLLFTFGIGGYIKHQHGVNRNAFEWLFLSKPIPQNMVDTLEAVHFVLAAVAAVYIFTLTVVAFKNGWGEKIENRFALTSIIVFVQAVIGLVMIWFEMPVSLAVLHLAFATLIFAIIVESRITLDILSDRKIENINQIG, from the coding sequence TTGTCTATTCACCGTTTAGCTTTATTGACTAGTTTTATGACATTTGGATTAATTGTTTTTGGAGGTTTCGTCGTTTCAACAGGTTCTGGAATGGGGTGCGGACCTGAATGGCCCTTATGTAATGGGGCAGTCATTCCTGAGTTATCCGGGGCAACTCTTATTGAATTTGCTCATCGTGTGATTGCACTGATCGTGCAAGCTTTATCAGCTCTTTTAATGCTAAAAATTCTTCGTGAAAACCGTTCTGTCATTCAAAAAAATGTGGCGATCGGTATGATGGGTACACTCCTTGTACAGATTCTTCTCGGTGCAATCGTTGTATTCCTGCATGTCCCTGCAATCATTGTTACAATCCACCTAATAGTTGCGATGGTATATTTAGCTAGTTTAATATGGATATGGCGCTATTCAAAACCCACATTTATTCCATATCACAATGAATATCGATTACCTTTAAATAGACAAAAACGGATGAAATATCATTTAAATATCGTACTAACCATGCTTTTATTCACATTTGGAATAGGAGGATATATTAAACATCAACACGGTGTGAATCGAAATGCGTTTGAATGGTTATTTCTTTCAAAGCCGATCCCACAAAACATGGTAGACACTCTTGAAGCTGTACACTTTGTGCTTGCTGCAGTTGCTGCTGTTTATATTTTCACCTTAACCGTTGTCGCATTTAAAAATGGATGGGGTGAAAAAATCGAGAACCGTTTTGCTCTTACCTCCATCATTGTTTTTGTACAAGCAGTTATCGGACTTGTCATGATTTGGTTTGAAATGCCTGTCTCCCTTGCTGTACTACATTTAGCGTTTGCTACGCTGATTTTTGCTATCATCGTTGAATCACGTATTACATTAGACATTCTTTCTGATCGGAAGATAGAAAATATTAATCAAATCGGATAA
- a CDS encoding aspartate:alanine exchanger family transporter, with translation METLIQLLQEPLVLLFVILFLGSLLGQAKIKGLSLGTSGVLLVAMVFGHFGYQISSVVQNLGLSLFIVAVGLQAGPRFFRMMRTSGIIFGIIGLLIVLIASLTTILVSKLLGLSPALSIGLMTGALTSTPGLAAALQATNDPLASVGYGIAYPFGVVAVVLFVQLFPKLLQIDLEKDLKRKVGPVRHKASPEVMTIEVTQDHIHKKTLKELKLAPNSSTVVSRVIRGDRSIISLSDTVILKGDLLVAVGILRDLEKLCEDIGRKVSTDFSNADHIKLRKVTVDAEDMIGKSIRELRLRSKFGVTVTRMERGGFEFNQNPGWRLERGDILTVVSSEDRLNEVEQIFSRKKLAVTNVHIFSLSLILLIGILVGLMPIYLPGLGTLSLGVAGGPLFVALVIGHFGKLGPIQARFFQPSNQVIRDIGLVLFLAGAGTTAGEGMVEVVMAEGLRLVFGGALITILPILAGFFIAKKIFHLSILHSLGALCGGLTSTPGLGAVNQLTKGDEPAIAYAAAYPFALIFVAIAAQILVFVL, from the coding sequence GTGGAGACGCTCATACAATTATTGCAAGAGCCGCTTGTGCTCCTTTTTGTTATTTTATTTCTCGGCTCACTTCTTGGACAGGCAAAAATAAAAGGACTTAGTCTCGGTACGTCGGGTGTGCTGCTTGTGGCCATGGTATTCGGCCATTTCGGTTACCAGATCTCATCGGTGGTACAAAATCTCGGCCTCAGTCTTTTTATTGTTGCCGTCGGGCTGCAGGCAGGTCCCAGGTTTTTCAGAATGATGAGAACTTCCGGGATTATTTTTGGCATTATTGGTTTGCTGATTGTACTGATCGCTTCTTTGACAACTATTTTAGTTTCAAAACTACTAGGACTGTCGCCCGCTTTAAGTATCGGGCTTATGACAGGCGCTCTTACCAGTACGCCGGGTCTTGCCGCTGCCCTCCAAGCAACCAATGATCCACTCGCATCAGTCGGTTATGGGATTGCTTATCCGTTTGGTGTGGTGGCTGTTGTACTGTTTGTCCAACTTTTCCCAAAGCTGCTGCAGATTGATTTAGAAAAAGATTTAAAACGGAAAGTGGGACCTGTAAGACATAAAGCTTCTCCGGAAGTGATGACTATTGAAGTGACACAGGACCATATTCATAAAAAAACGCTGAAGGAACTAAAGCTTGCACCTAATAGTTCAACTGTGGTCAGTCGGGTCATAAGAGGAGACCGTAGCATTATCAGTTTAAGCGATACAGTCATTTTAAAAGGCGATCTACTTGTGGCTGTAGGTATACTGCGCGACCTGGAAAAATTATGTGAGGATATCGGACGGAAAGTTTCCACTGATTTCTCCAATGCCGACCATATTAAACTGAGAAAGGTCACCGTGGATGCGGAAGACATGATAGGAAAAAGTATAAGGGAGCTGCGGTTACGAAGCAAGTTCGGTGTAACCGTCACGCGAATGGAGCGGGGAGGCTTTGAGTTCAACCAGAATCCTGGCTGGCGTCTTGAACGTGGTGACATCTTAACCGTCGTAAGCAGTGAAGACCGTCTGAATGAAGTTGAACAGATTTTCAGTAGGAAAAAACTCGCTGTTACTAATGTGCACATTTTTTCATTAAGTTTAATTTTGCTTATAGGCATTTTGGTCGGATTAATGCCGATCTATTTGCCGGGACTTGGAACATTGTCGCTCGGTGTGGCGGGTGGTCCTTTATTCGTTGCCTTAGTTATCGGTCACTTCGGAAAACTCGGCCCTATTCAGGCCAGATTCTTCCAGCCTTCCAATCAGGTGATCCGTGATATAGGCCTCGTCCTGTTTCTAGCGGGGGCCGGTACGACAGCAGGTGAGGGTATGGTAGAGGTCGTCATGGCAGAAGGGCTTCGTCTTGTTTTTGGAGGGGCGCTTATCACCATTTTGCCCATATTGGCCGGATTTTTCATTGCAAAAAAAATATTTCACTTAAGCATTCTTCATTCGCTCGGTGCCCTTTGCGGAGGATTAACAAGTACGCCGGGGTTAGGAGCTGTTAACCAGCTTACTAAAGGAGATGAGCCTGCTATAGCTTATGCCGCCGCCTATCCGTTTGCACTTATCTTTGTAGCTATCGCGGCACAGATTCTCGTCTTTGTACTTTAA
- a CDS encoding DUF4023 domain-containing protein codes for MDNETTHEFVENLHERQAKDEKNKQRQGHRHASKRLPAKKHNTNK; via the coding sequence ATGGACAACGAAACAACACATGAGTTTGTAGAAAATTTACATGAGCGCCAAGCAAAGGACGAAAAGAACAAGCAACGTCAAGGACATCGTCATGCGAGTAAACGGTTACCCGCTAAAAAACATAATACGAATAAATAA
- a CDS encoding FdhF/YdeP family oxidoreductase, with product MGKTKHNGPMKKSKIPAPKHWVSPIPFGLGKVKPKHIRDSFKTIYENKDNLNYAKNIITKGVCDGCALGVSGLYDQTLTGPHVCTTRFNVLRLNTMPAIKEDILHADIDELRKYSSTELRKLGRIPYPLIRRPGERKFSRISWDDAMDMVANKMKKLDPKQYAFYLTSRGITNESYYVAGKVSRFLGTNNIDNASRICHSPSKTALKRSIGVGASTANYQDWIGTDVLLFWGSVASNSSPVSTKYMLEAKKKGTKIIVINPYREPSMDEYWVPSVPESALFGTKVADDFYQVNIGGDIAFMHGIMKYWFEMEQTEHGAAINHQFVNEHVNDYDELKAKVQEQSWDDIVESSGVSKERIIELSELLAKSKNAVFAWALGLTMHSFATDNISQVANLALLRGFLGRQYNGLMPFRGHSSVQGSGEMGADPFVLPGGDFEPKNMERIEKLWNFELPKWQGDIVGITLENILLPEDHERKIKLYYLSGGNFIETMPEPEFVEQALSELDIRVHQDIILNTSTLVDAKEAVIVLPAKTRYEQEGGGTSTSTERMVYFSPEIEGNKNKIEEARAEWKIYIDLAKRVKPETAHLVDFEDCQAIRNEIAKANPNYEGIQHLKNQGDVFQWGGAWLCEDGICPTEDGKGNLITVDIPNLNKKPGDFYITTRRGKQFNSMVYGETDPFNQSERYDVLINEEDAKELSIQEGEGIVVYNQFGVFQGRAKFVSMARGNLGVHFPEGNFLLPKGRYEKFAGMPDYNIAVKVEKADRFNARKDTKYLEKPIADLETTVS from the coding sequence ATGGGGAAGACAAAACATAATGGACCGATGAAAAAATCGAAGATACCAGCACCAAAGCATTGGGTGAGCCCAATCCCATTTGGTCTTGGAAAAGTAAAGCCAAAACATATTCGCGATTCTTTTAAAACGATTTATGAAAATAAAGATAACTTAAACTATGCGAAAAACATTATTACAAAAGGTGTTTGTGATGGGTGTGCATTAGGGGTTTCTGGCTTATATGACCAAACGTTAACAGGCCCTCACGTTTGTACGACAAGGTTTAACGTCCTTCGGTTAAATACAATGCCTGCCATTAAAGAAGATATTCTTCACGCAGATATTGATGAATTAAGAAAGTATTCTAGTACAGAATTGCGTAAACTAGGACGTATTCCATACCCATTGATCCGCAGACCAGGTGAGCGAAAGTTTTCACGTATTTCCTGGGATGATGCGATGGATATGGTAGCAAATAAGATGAAAAAGTTAGATCCGAAGCAATATGCGTTTTACTTAACGTCACGGGGGATCACGAACGAGTCCTATTATGTAGCAGGAAAAGTATCTCGTTTTTTAGGAACGAACAATATTGATAATGCCTCTCGAATTTGCCATTCACCGAGTAAAACAGCACTAAAGCGCTCAATTGGTGTTGGGGCATCGACGGCGAACTATCAAGACTGGATTGGAACCGATGTCTTGTTATTCTGGGGAAGTGTAGCATCTAACTCTTCACCAGTATCAACAAAATATATGCTTGAAGCGAAGAAAAAAGGAACAAAGATCATTGTTATCAATCCTTATAGAGAACCTTCTATGGATGAATATTGGGTGCCGTCCGTTCCTGAGTCTGCACTATTTGGAACGAAAGTGGCTGATGATTTTTACCAAGTAAATATCGGTGGCGATATTGCCTTCATGCATGGAATTATGAAGTATTGGTTTGAGATGGAACAAACTGAGCATGGTGCAGCCATTAATCATCAATTCGTAAATGAGCATGTCAATGACTATGACGAACTGAAAGCGAAAGTTCAAGAGCAATCTTGGGATGATATTGTAGAGTCTTCTGGTGTCAGTAAAGAAAGAATCATCGAACTATCTGAACTTCTAGCTAAAAGTAAAAATGCTGTTTTTGCTTGGGCATTAGGGTTAACGATGCATTCATTTGCAACAGATAACATTTCACAAGTTGCAAACCTTGCTTTATTACGCGGTTTCTTAGGTCGTCAATATAATGGATTAATGCCTTTCCGTGGCCACTCTTCTGTACAAGGAAGCGGGGAAATGGGTGCAGATCCATTTGTTCTTCCAGGGGGAGACTTTGAGCCGAAAAATATGGAGCGCATCGAAAAGTTATGGAACTTTGAACTTCCGAAATGGCAAGGAGATATCGTTGGAATTACACTTGAAAACATACTCCTGCCAGAAGATCATGAGAGAAAAATTAAACTTTATTATTTATCTGGTGGAAACTTCATTGAAACGATGCCAGAGCCAGAGTTTGTTGAACAGGCATTATCAGAGTTAGATATTCGTGTGCATCAAGATATTATTTTAAATACGTCAACACTTGTAGATGCAAAAGAAGCGGTTATTGTTCTTCCTGCGAAAACGCGTTATGAGCAAGAAGGCGGCGGCACGTCTACTTCAACGGAACGAATGGTTTATTTCTCTCCAGAAATTGAGGGGAATAAAAATAAAATAGAAGAAGCGCGTGCTGAGTGGAAAATATACATTGATTTAGCAAAACGTGTGAAGCCTGAGACGGCACACCTAGTTGACTTTGAAGATTGCCAAGCGATTCGTAATGAAATTGCGAAGGCAAACCCAAACTATGAAGGCATTCAACATTTGAAAAATCAAGGTGATGTGTTCCAATGGGGCGGTGCATGGCTATGTGAAGATGGCATTTGTCCGACAGAAGACGGAAAAGGAAACTTAATTACTGTTGATATTCCGAACTTAAATAAAAAACCAGGTGACTTCTATATTACAACAAGACGAGGAAAACAGTTTAACTCCATGGTTTATGGTGAAACAGATCCTTTCAACCAATCAGAGAGATATGATGTATTAATTAACGAAGAAGATGCAAAAGAATTAAGTATTCAAGAAGGAGAAGGAATTGTCGTTTATAATCAATTTGGTGTTTTCCAAGGCCGCGCAAAGTTCGTGTCGATGGCAAGAGGAAACCTCGGCGTTCACTTCCCAGAAGGAAACTTTTTATTACCGAAAGGTCGTTATGAAAAGTTTGCCGGCATGCCTGACTACAATATTGCAGTAAAAGTTGAAAAGGCAGATCGTTTTAATGCACGAAAAGATACAAAATATCTTGAAAAGCCAATTGCTGATTTAGAAACAACGGTTAGCTAA
- a CDS encoding DUF2294 domain-containing protein, translating into MNKFEAEFSNLVRSFRKKHMGKGPSKINTTFCKSWAICEMEGNLSPVEKFIATADEGKDMLRAARTEMVKDMYRKNPPIEMEEFLGCKFLHLFVDIDIDRDFGMSVFVFDEDIEQKFSASK; encoded by the coding sequence ATGAATAAATTTGAAGCTGAATTTAGTAACTTAGTTCGTTCTTTTCGAAAAAAGCATATGGGAAAAGGACCTAGTAAAATCAACACAACATTTTGTAAAAGCTGGGCTATTTGCGAGATGGAAGGAAATCTATCTCCAGTTGAAAAGTTTATTGCAACAGCAGATGAAGGAAAAGATATGCTTCGTGCAGCCCGGACAGAAATGGTCAAGGATATGTACAGGAAAAATCCGCCAATAGAAATGGAAGAGTTTCTGGGATGTAAGTTTTTACATTTGTTTGTTGATATTGATATCGACCGTGATTTCGGAATGTCCGTATTCGTTTTTGACGAAGATATCGAACAAAAATTCTCTGCTTCGAAGTAG